The genomic window TGGTGGGCGGAACGCGCTTCGGTTTTTGGTAGGATCATTCCGTGGAATCATCGCTGCGTTGGGTAGCTATGTATGTGTCTGCGCTGATTTGCGCGTGTCGTTTTTGGTGTTTCGTTTGTTTGCAGTGAACTTGCTCCAGGTTGCGAGCTCCGATGGCGACCACGCGCGCTGCGAGGGGGTCGTCAAGGGCTGGGCGGCCTCGGTTGCGGGGAGCGAGGGCAAGGATGGGGACAAGCTGAGCCTCAGGGATCTGCTCTTCTTCCTTCACATTCCTAGAACCGGTGGCCGTACCTACTTCCACTGGTACGATGGGGACATGCATAGTAGCTTGTTTCATCGTCATCAAAGGATGTGTGCATTTCACTCATGCTAGTTGTTTTTGGCAGCTTCCTGAAAAAGCTGTATACCAATGCTGAGGAGTGTCCGCGATCCTACGATAAGCTGCGGTTCGACCCCAGGTAGAAAAGTTTGTTCTCTGTTTTTGTTCTATTGTATATTTGTCAAGCTTTATGTTGGCCAACCAAATGAGAATTAAAATAAACTAGATTGTCTTTTGTGTATTACTAATATTATTACTTTACACTATGTACTATCCTATTCAGATTCAGACAATAACATTCCCATGGATTAACACGTTTTCTGTGGTTTAACACTGATTTAGAGTATTCCCATGTATTGGAATAACATTCTTAGTGCTTATCTGACTGAAAACAGTAGATATGGTTTACCTTTATACGGATTACCAGGCATTCAATACATCTTGAACAATGTAATCAACAACTTATATGGCTATCGTGAACACGTGTCAGTCATGCGAGAAAATTGTGATGGACTCAAGATTGATTGTTCAATTAAAGCATCTGATATGTAATTATCCACTAGTATTTGCTGTACAAGTTGAGCGGCTTCATACTCCTGTTTATTTCACATGATTCTGCAGTTACAATTAATAATGATGTTTTATATATCTTTGTGTCAGCCATCCTGATTGTAAGCTGGTTGTTAGTCATGATGACTATAGCTTCATGTCCAAGCTGCCAAGTGAGAGAACTTCTGTTGTCACAATACTAAGGAACCCAGTTGACCGAGTATTCAGCACATATGAGTTCTCGGTCGAAGTTGCAGCCAGATTTCTTGTGCATCCAAACTTAACATCTGCAAAGTTAATGACTAGCCGTGTGTTAACAAAATCTCGTGCTGTAAGTACATTGGATATATGGCCTTGGAAATACTTGGTCCCGTGGATGAGAGAAGATCTGTTTGCCAGGGTATGTTTACTTATTTCAGCCAAACCTTTTGCTTAGTATCATCCTTTTCCACTAGTAGGAAAACAACTAGGACAAACTATCAAGCCTGCATTTCTAGATATTGAACCTTTCTATGCCAATGTATTCATCCAATATCAGGTTCTAGAAGGCGCACCTTAAATCTAGTCTTCACCAGAAGCAATCAAACAAACACACATTGCAGCAAAGATAAAGTAGTTGATCCATTCTAACAGTAAATTGAACATCTGCTGCATGGAGCAGACTATAATCAAGCCTCTCTTTAATTGAACCTTTATATGCCAATGTATTTATCCAACATCATGATCCACAGGTGCATCTTAAATCTAGTCTTGATTAGAAGcaatcaaacaaaaacacaTTGCAATAATCTAGTCAATTGAACCTTTGCTACATGGAGCGGAGACTATATACTTGAACCTTGGAAGCCATCTAGGACATGCCAGTTTCCCAAGAATCAATTTTATTTAACTCGAAGTATCTAAGATAATGCTTATGCTCCAGTGtttgaataataataatttaagaTTTTGTCAGCAGGAAGGTTTTGACTTTCAGGTGGGATCTCTTAAGCTTTTGTAACACCTGAACATCGGTTTTAGTGTCATTGTCCCGCTATTAGTTTACACTTAAGTTGATGTGAGTGATCAGGAAAATAGAGTTCAGAAATATTTGGAATCAACACACACATATAATTACCATTATTATGATGATGTTTTCATTGCCTGATGCCTATACTAAACCATTTTTGCAATAATATAAAAGCATACTGTTAATTTGGCAGAGAGATGCTAGGGGGATTGATAAAGTGAGAAGTAGCCACAGGGTTAATGCATATGATGTGGAGGATATGGTTATGCCACTACACCAGTACATTAATGATCCTGTTGCGCATGAAATCATTCATAATGGAGCTACCTTTCAGGTATGATGACTTGTCTATGCTGTTAGTTGGTCACTGTCTCTAATGCATCTCTCAATGTGTTGGAAACTATAAACTTTCTTTGTGCAATTGCTTTGACCCTGAAATATTGGTCTGCCTGCTAACAAATCACGCAGTAATACTTACTGTGGTGGTGAATTGGTAGTGCCTATCGTTAATTGCATATCTTCCTGATATGTCTGATGAATGTTTCATGCCTATGAAACTTGAAAATTTAAGTTAGACTCCATGAAATAGTAGAAAAATGTGACAAACTTAGAAATTTTGATTAAATGCAAAAAGTTCTTTTGCATAACCATTGTGCAGCTGTACtcctttttgttcttttgcttgtTGGGACTTGATAGTAAAATTTAGAACAGTGATGGTAGTGCTGTAGGTATTGTCTAAATGAAGaaacttatatccatgccattCTTTTTAATCTACATTCTTTCTGTTTTTTATCATACAAGACATAAACCACTTCATGTTATTTACCAGTTGACAGTAGACCATGTCCTCGCTTGTTAAATCTCAACATTTTTCACTCTGGCTGCTTTACCAGTGGCAACTTCacattccttttttcttttgtttttcctttacCCCTTGTTTGTGAATAACATACACCAACTATTTGACAAGAGTCCTTAGGATAATAGCCTATTTGGATAGAATGACCAAAAATGTGCATTGTTTTCTCTCATTGCAATTCATATGCCCTATATATGCCATCATCCAACTTCCTAGCAAGAATCAACAACTTGTGTGTTTAGAAATTTAATTGCAAATAATCAGTAGAACCACCATGTTATGTGCCCAATCAATTTGTAcgctacaacttttatttataCAAAATGCTGTCTAGATGACTTCCCTGTCAATTTCAACAATCTGGTtgctaatttgtttttgttttctcatgTTGCAAGATTACTGGGCTAACAAACAATTCTTACCTCAGTGGAGCACATGAGGTTCGGCACTGTGTCAGAAAGCACCCTGATCTTGGTCATTTTGTGCTTCAAGTTGCTAAGGTATATACTGAAGAGATGGATGTTGAGAAAAAATGTAGATGTGTGCATTTAATTAGTCAAAGCTCATGAACCACTATTGAACTATTGGATATCCAAAGCATCACTGCATAATAACTAATTGCCATTATTATCCATAGTAGATGGGTACATTATTGTATTAACCATGTCATATCTATTTACTAATCCAAGTTAGATTTCATACTTCCTACCAAAATGAATGCCATTATTTCAAACACAGAGCAGGCTGGACCGTATGCTATATGTAGGACTTACAGAAGAACATGAAGAATCTGCGAGGTTGTTTGCTCATATGGTAGGAGCACAGGTGCTTTCACAATCTGGAGCACTGAACTTAGATATCAAGGACAATCAGCCCACTGGAAATGGTAAGAGACCTCACAAGCTTGCAGCCTTACCCCTTTATGTAACATACTTTCAGGAAGCATACTTATGTAGTATTTATCTACCTTTTTAAGACTGAGGGACAAAGCCCAGCTAGTTTTATCTATAGAATCAGAAAGACAAGAGAATAAAACTGAAGGATCAGATTGTCTGGGTTCCAGCCTATCCTGCAAGACAAAAACAGTGCAATACAGTTACAAAGAAGTTAAATGTCAGTACATAACAAAACAACATAGAAGCTAGAACTCAACAAAGCTCAAACAAATGGAAATAAGTTACTTGTTAACTACTCAGTGCATAAGTAGCAGATGCACGCCACGTCGTGTGGACTCTGGAAAACAATGTTTTGTTAAAGCTGCAACTCAATAGAATaatgaataaataaaacaaCAGCACTCATGGAATTGTGGTACGCGTTATGTCTATTCTTGGCGTATGGTAATCCGTTTGTGGGATATCATTGTGCAAAAGCAAATTACTTAGTCTATCTTACTTGTTCTCACAGACTCTCACTCATCCACGCTGGACCCAGAGGACGAAGAAACAAATGAACATCTGGTAATAGGGTGATTAAGCTTTAATCTTTACTTTGCGTGTTAATTGGTTTTGCACAATAAGGTGGTCTGAACCTTTAAATCTCCActcatgtttttgttttgaacttttgatagAATAGCACACATGGTTCGCAAAATAACCGAGCTCTGAACGCTGCAGACACTGTCAAGGACGATCATGGAAAAGGAAATGTAATACAATTACACAAGTTGTTTGATTACTAAcgtatacattttaagttattATTAATTTGTGATCTTACTGTGGTGTTATTGCTGATTCCAGTTGACTGTTGGTAAGTTGATGGAAGCTTACGAGGGTTGCATTTCAAAACTGCGAAAATCTCAATCTAATCGTCGTAAAATCTCTCTCAGAAAGGTGGAAGGAGCAAACTTTTCGAAGGAGGTGAGAACCAGAGGGAATGAACTTCCTGTAGTTTGTAGATTATTGTTGTCTCAGTTGGACCCCATTGTCGttaaacatattatttttatcataagTTTTCTTATTCTGTTTATTGCATGTCCTAGGCTACTGTGCCCAAAGCCACATTTGTAGATAGATAATATCTGGTTATGGAATATATAATTCTGTTATATAAGCAAGCTCTGTTTACATTTAGAGTGTGCCACCTAATTAGAATATTTCAATGTTGACATTGCAAACGCCGAGGTTTAGTGAAGATTGCATATTCTGTTTTCAGGCACGACGGCAGGTACCAGAGGCGGTTTTGGAGCAAATCATCTCACTAAACAGCCTTGACATGGAACTATATGAGCATGCCAAGAAGATATTTACACAAGAACATCTTATGCTAAAAATTCAGCAGTCCACGGTCATACAACACAAGCAATTGACAGATCAGAAGGTTTGTTCTTCAATTATCTACTGTATTTTAGTTTGATAACCTTTCCTACTAGAATTCAGAACCTCAGAAGTTAGAACATGTTTGCTGAAAGTATGAACACCCTATGTGATTCACATACACCATTGTTATCAAAGCATTTCCTTGTTTTATGCTCTCTAATTGATTTTATGTAGTATATCCATCTATTTTCTGTGTTTCATCAATGAGCATGGCAAGGGAGAGAATAGATAAAATTAGGTAGACTGTTATTCTACTTGGCATTACCTATGTTTGAGCCCTCTGCGTCTCATAAAATGATGATACTTTTAGCCGCACACTGCTGGGTGGTATGGTATGTATACATTGTCATGCCATGGCCATGCCTAAAAGCCATGAAATGGCCCCTTTGGCCACGTCACTCTTGGTATGGAGTGTATACATACCCAAAGGGATTGCTTCATGGAAAATAAGTTTCAGAAGGTTTCTTTTGAATATTTTTAAATGGGACCTGGTTTCTCCTAGCTAGCACTCGTTTTTCTCTCTTAAGCTAATTGTACTTGCTTGCTTCATAAACGTCAGTATGGAAATATTTTGGTATTTGTGCTCATTTTTCACAAGCATTTATTCAGATTTTGTCTTTCGTCTCGTATATTATTTTCTGTAATGTAACAATGTCCGTGATGTAATATTTCTCAAGGTTTATctaatcttataatttttttggtTCTCTTTCAGGGCTGGATAGAAATGGTCTGCAGTTCCTGGAGTTGCTCTCCTTGGAAGGTTGTACTATTTGGTCTTGGGGTCACAATAACCATCGCACTTATCATACTTGCTTTAACAACGAGAAGAAGAACGTTTAAACTTAAGGTCTGATACTCTGATGAAGATCAGGAAGTAGCCTCCCGATTTTGATGTACAGCTTGATACTGCCCAGAGATTAACCTTCGCTATTCCCTCGGGCAAAGATGTTAGCATGCACAGAATCATCACATATACTCCCAACCATGTTAAACCTGGCTCATTGGTAGGGTGGTGGCTTTTACCCGATGTGATCAGTCAATCGACAAATTTTAGGCACTTGTCTATTCGTATGTAcatttgccttcttgaccttagGTTGAATTCTCTCAAGGTGTTGGTAGTTGACAAATTGCCTCAGATGAGCAATGAAACAATTGACTGTTTTgctagaaaaagagaaagaaatacAAGATGTCACTATGTCAGTCTCAACTAACAGGCATGCCCAGATGAGGTGAGCACGACACAAAGATGTCAGTCTTTAACTCTTAACAGGCAGTCTCAACTTAGAAACGCTGCAGGAGATAACGGGAATGTATAAATATTTTCTCTATACTGCTATTTGCATCGGATGTACTGTAAGCCAAACAAGATTTTCTACTTTACAGTGCCCCacccttatactccctccgtttctaaaacGAACGACGATGTTGATTTTTGGATATAATGTTTGGTTTCATCATTTGCCCTATTCGAAAAGTTAGTGCAAATATGCACAAATATAAGTCACTCttaaaagtaattaattaataaatataagtCACACTTAAAGtcccaacaaaataaatgatgctcacattttaattaataagatgaatgTCCAAAAGTTAAACATTGTTGTACGTTTAAAAACGGAGGTATAGTAATTTATAAACAATAGTGGCTGAgtacaaaagaaaatagaagATGTAAAACAAGACAAAAGGCAATAACCAGTACTAGTTGAGAGTGGAAACACTTCAGACAAGGGCAATATATGTAGCACTAGCTGCTAAATAATACTCTTATGAATGCAACAAACAACGCAGAGTACTACCGAAATGCAGATACAGGCATGCCCAGCCAGCATCTACCtcatctcaaaagaaaaaagaaaaaaaacaaagaagaaaaagaagacaaaAGAAACCAAACAGGCTTCTAGTCAGTGTTGTTTTTCAGACTTCAGATATTGCTCCTTACGCATACTCCGTTACAATATTCCATTTGTCACCTATGACTCTTGGGTGGTTAGGATGCGCCTTCACGCATGATGCCACTTTGGTCACCACAGATAATATGATGTCGCCAAAGAACTCGATCTCCTTCAGCTTTGTTAGATTCTCCAGACCTGAAATCCCATACTTGGGTTCTCGCAGGAATGACAATGTCAGCCTCTCCAGATTAGGCACTGAACCCGCATCGAACTGCATCTTCTCTATCCTCTCCAGATTATCAATGATCAACAGCTTGAGCTTCACGAATTTACCGTGACAAAAAACTATGCAGTTGTCAGCATATGATTTGTGATAGAGCTTGAGGCAGAGCAGATTTGGCAGGTCCCCAAGAACTCCTATGGCATCAGCATGGAGTTCGGTGCGACGAAGAGCAAACCTGGATACGTTTCGAAGCGATGGTATCCATGGAGGTAGCCTTTCCAACTCACCGGCCAGGCTAAACTTGGTTATGAATAGAGGAGGCGACTCAACAAAGGCTAGATTATCCAGTGATAAGCTGTGCTCCTTCTCATCCAGAGTGTGGATGGAGAGAGAGCGAAGAGGGCCAGGCAACTTGCTCAGAGACTCAAGGAATGCGTTCCAGTTCTCTTCCACACCGCGCAAGAGAACATTGAGCTTTGTCAGATTTTGCAGCAGGCCAATTTCCCGCAGTACTGGCGATTTATCCTTGACTACTATATGGACAAGTGATTGCAGAGCCACCATGTTCTTGACCACCCCAGTCGCCACCTCCAAACCTGAAGATTGTCTCAAGAACTTCACACTGGCTGTCCTTGTAAGCTGTACCTTGTGCCCCGCAAACAAATGCTTGAGACAACTCAGGTTGCCTGCACTAGCTGGTAGCTTCTTGATAAGTGTTGCCCTAATGTCCAGCGTCTCTAGGTGTTTCAGATTCCCTAGAAGATGCGGTAATTTGGACACGTTGGTATTTCTGAGGCTTAGGTACTTCAGCTGGAAAAACCTGCACATACAATGCAAAGTTTCGTTACTCAAGCAGCTGCAGCCTTGCAAGTCAAGTACTCTTAATAACCGTAGCTGCGGAAAGAAGAATGGGACTTCCTCAACAGAAGCAGACATCGTGAAGGAGCGAGCATGAGATACATTGGCACTTGTTTTTTGAGACGAATTGTAACTGCTGTGGATGGAGAGGCGACGGATTTTGTCATGGGAAGCCAATGTACTCCCATTGTCACATAAGAATGATGCAAAGTTCTCCTCAATTGACCTGGAGACAATGACATCTAACATCAAATCATGAACTCTGCAGCTCCTCACTTTGCCAGTCCAATCAGTCCTCACAGGCTGCACAATGCTTCTAGCCACAAACTCATCAAAGTAACTTTCTGCAAGCTGTTCCATGCTTTGTCCATGCCTTTGGCTGACAAAACCTTCAGCTATCCACCTTCTCACCAAGGGTCCCCTCTTGATCACATAATTTTCAGGGAAAATACTTAGATACAAGAAGCAGGCCTTCAGATGATAGGGTAGATCATTGTAGCTCAAGGTTAAGACTTGCTTCACTCCTTCCAGGGTAGGGTTGTTTTCAAGTTCAGATCCTAAGTTGTTACAAACCTTCTGCCACTCCTCCTTGGTCCTATTTGTCTTGCTTGCGAGAAGGCTGCCGATGTTCACTATTGCTAATGGCAAGCCTCCACATTTCTTCAAAACGGAATTTGACACTTCCTCAAACTCATCAGTTGGTGATTTATCATCTGCAAAACCAAATATCTTCTTGAAGAACAGTTCTCGTGATGTCGTTTCTGATAGTCGCTGGATATTGTAAATCCGATCTTGGGGACGAGAACAGCACGTGTTGGCCACATCTGCATTCCGGGTGGTTACTATTATCCTGCTACCCTTTAAGTTGTCAGGCAATGCACATCTGATGCTCTCCCATGCCGATACAGTCCATATGTCATCAAGGATCACAATGTACCTAGAAGAAACAGTTCAGTAAACAAAAGGAAACGTGGTAACAGATAGGATTAGCTAGaaacaacccccccccccccccccaaaaaaaaaaaaaaaagaagaataattAGCAGTAAATACGCCTCCTTTTCCTTTGCATcggtaaaaaagggaaaacagaAAACGAATTGCAAACAAATAGGTGAAAAGTCCTTCATTGCATACgatgttttttctcttttacacTGGATAGTGTAACACTGTAACCTATTTGGatctttgttatatttttcagGTACACATGCCTTAGATAGTGGAACTTTCAAGATTCATCAATACTAAATAGTGGTTGggccctccctctctctctctcctatatatatagatagatagatactagAATAGTAGAAGACCTTACAGATGATTTCTCCATCACAACTCGTAAAACTAATTTTCTGGCTTTGAATGGTTCACATTGAATCCAAATTATTAAGCCAACTCTAGGAAATTGAGACTCGATTTGTATGATGGCCTTGCATTTTGCCAATGGTGGCTTGAGCCAAATCTCTGTATCTGGTTGGTTCTATATGACTAACTAGTTGTTTCTGGTTCTAGATGTGAAGGTTTTATCTGCAATCTGTTGGTTTGTTTTCTGCTCCCTTTTGAACTATGTAACATGGTTTATTTAATGGAAATGAGAGGGACCTCCTTATAAAATGGATATGGTCCTATATTTAA from Oryza glaberrima chromosome 6, OglaRS2, whole genome shotgun sequence includes these protein-coding regions:
- the LOC127776208 gene encoding disease resistance protein Pik-2-like, which encodes MEGAVFSLTEGAVRSLLCKLGCLLTEDTWLVQGVHGEIQYIKDELECMNAFLRNLTISQIHDDQVRIWMKQVREIAYDSEDCIDEFIHNLGESSEMGFFGGLISMLRKLACRHRIALQLQELKARAQDVGERRSRYGVELAKATHEEAHPRLTRHASLHIDPQLHALFAEEAQLVGIDEPRNELVSWLMEEDLRLRVLAIVGFGGLGKTTLARMVCGSPVVKSADFQCCPLFIISQTFNIRALFQHMVRELIQEPHKAMAIAGCKHGLITDDYLEGMERWEVAALTKNLRRYFQDKRYIVILDDIWTVSAWESIRCALPDNLKGSRIIVTTRNADVANTCCSRPQDRIYNIQRLSETTSRELFFKKIFGFADDKSPTDEFEEVSNSVLKKCGGLPLAIVNIGSLLASKTNRTKEEWQKVCNNLGSELENNPTLEGVKQVLTLSYNDLPYHLKACFLYLSIFPENYVIKRGPLVRRWIAEGFVSQRHGQSMEQLAESYFDEFVARSIVQPVRTDWTGKVRSCRVHDLMLDVIVSRSIEENFASFLCDNGSTLASHDKIRRLSIHSSYNSSQKTSANVSHARSFTMSASVEEVPFFFPQLRLLRVLDLQGCSCLSNETLHCMCRFFQLKYLSLRNTNVSKLPHLLGNLKHLETLDIRATLIKKLPASAGNLSCLKHLFAGHKVQLTRTASVKFLRQSSGLEVATGVVKNMVALQSLVHIVVKDKSPVLREIGLLQNLTKLNVLLRGVEENWNAFLESLSKLPGPLRSLSIHTLDEKEHSLSLDNLAFVESPPLFITKFSLAGELERLPPWIPSLRNVSRFALRRTELHADAIGVLGDLPNLLCLKLYHKSYADNCIVFCHGKFVKLKLLIIDNLERIEKMQFDAGSVPNLERLTLSFLREPKYGISGLENLTKLKEIEFFGDIILSVVTKVASCVKAHPNHPRVIGDKWNIVTEYA
- the LOC127776209 gene encoding protein-tyrosine sulfotransferase, with translation MAFGGLALALALLVVSVNLLQVASSDGDHARCEGVVKGWAASVAGSEGKDGDKLSLRDLLFFLHIPRTGGRTYFHCFLKKLYTNAEECPRSYDKLRFDPSHPDCKLVVSHDDYSFMSKLPSERTSVVTILRNPVDRVFSTYEFSVEVAARFLVHPNLTSAKLMTSRVLTKSRAVSTLDIWPWKYLVPWMREDLFARRDARGIDKVRSSHRVNAYDVEDMVMPLHQYINDPVAHEIIHNGATFQITGLTNNSYLSGAHEVRHCVRKHPDLGHFVLQVAKSRLDRMLYVGLTEEHEESARLFAHMVGAQVLSQSGALNLDIKDNQPTGNDSHSSTLDPEDEETNEHLNSTHGSQNNRALNAADTVKDDHGKGNLTVGKLMEAYEGCISKLRKSQSNRRKISLRKVEGANFSKEARRQVPEAVLEQIISLNSLDMELYEHAKKIFTQEHLMLKIQQSTVIQHKQLTDQKGWIEMVCSSWSCSPWKVVLFGLGVTITIALIILALTTRRRTFKLKV